Proteins encoded by one window of Cylindrospermum stagnale PCC 7417:
- a CDS encoding hybrid sensor histidine kinase/response regulator — protein sequence MIPNLPGYNFIEALHEGVNTFIYRASKQLNQTFVIVKALKAEYPSLEELTRLRHEYKILKTVVDIEGIVEPIALENHHNGLALILTDFSAESLKKYISDRQLSLTEFLKIAIQLASTLTQLHQAKIIHKDIKPDNIVINPETGQVKIIDFSISSRLEKENQSISNPNLLEGTLAYMSPEQTGRMNRSIDYRTDFYSLGVTFYQMLTGSLPFNAADPLEFVHCHIAKTPIPPQELNPKIPQAVSDIVMKLLAKTAEDRYQSSLGLKADLETCLTQLQTDGEISPIIVGQLDSYSQFSIPQKLYGREREVATLLSAFDRVSAGTTEMMLVSGYSGIGKSCLVHEVHKPIVRQRGYFISGKFDQFKRNIPFASLIQAFQDLMRQMLTETDDQIAVWKSKLLEALGSNGQVIIDVIPELERIIDPQPAVPQLNPSESQNRFNRVFQRFIHVFSQPEHPLVLFLDDLQWADSASLKLIQLIMTDPDSQYLLLIGAYRDNEVSATHPLIQTLEDIQQTGAIVNNIILRFLDIAHVGQLVADTLRSENLKSKPLAELVFIKTQGNPFFLTQLLKSLYQDNLLYFDFKRGFWQWNIEFIEGVNITDNVVELMVSQIQKLPDKTQNVLKFAACIGDKFTLDMLAIINKTSQSETAADLWEALQSGLVMPLNNSYKTPLVFDSEQMETENRRSPITQHPSPVTYKFLHDRVQQASYSLIPDDQKKQTHLKIGELLLKHTSETEIEENIFEIVNQLNVGAEFITQQPQKDRLAQLNLIAGQKAKAATAYESAVKYLNVGLELLVADSWECQYDLTLNLYVETAAVEFLNTNFERAEILSDVVLSQAKTLLDRVQVYETKMQFYIAKNEMQAALNTGQQVLKMLGLPLSAKPPTRLTRLNLGGKRIEDLTELPEMTDAYKLAALRVLINLIPPVYIAAPELYPQVVFKMTNLCLKYGNSSLSAYTYVLYGMFLCGAFEDMDSGYQFGQLGLKLLNQFNAKEMTARIYETFNYFIRHWKEPAINTIEPLLEGVQRGLETGDLEYASYSACFYCTHLFFIGENLEIVLQKQAHYIDLMQRNKQEFQTIYANIVRQTSLNLSRKTAEPCRLIGESFNEDEMLPILINSNNYMAIYPIYVSKVILGYLFKNYAQAAEDALLAEKYEQGGRALMYKAEHKFYYSLTLLALYHTASKSDAYGGKLRQQYLSQVTAHQKKMKQWALHSPANYQHKYELVEAEKARVLEQDVKAIAFYDRAINGARQHGYIQEEALASELAAEFYFACGREKVANTYLNDAYYGYGRWGAKAKVKALETRYPQLFRMSKRETVSTDVTRIISSTGESASDSLDLATVMKASQALSGEIVLGKLLAKLMTIVLENAGAQTGYLILEKSGDLLIEACGAVDKTDVTVLQGTPVSTSQQLPISLINYVARTLKNVVLSDATREGTFTTDTYIATHQPKSVLCTPLIHQGKLSGLLYLENNLTTAAFTPDRLEVLQMLSSQAAISIDNARLYKDLKLANTGLEVKVQERTLELQEKNVHLQKAEETAQSANRAKSDFLANMSHELRTPLNGILGYAQILKRDKSLTDSQKDSVGIIHQCGDHLLNLINDILDLSKIEARKMELHPTDFHFPEFLEGIAEICRIRAEQKGICLIFEQITQLPTGVKADDKRLRQALINLLGNAVKFTETGGVAFKVGYHEGRIRFQVEDTGVGMAPEQLEEIFLPFQQVGDHDRKAEGTGLGLAITRQLVQMMGGEIQVKSNLGKGSVFFFDLDLPEVSQYADVVKKEQRNIQSFKGYKRKLIVADDRQENRSILVKMLSPLGFEIMEAIDGQDCLNKAFESNPDCILMDLLMPQMSGLEATRRLRRAPELKNLIVIGTSASVFDFDLNKSKEAGCNDFLPKPIRITELLEKLRLHLELEWIYDDESLVYKDNKEENPQQSLVAPSAEEIAVLLNLAMKGDLKGILERVTHLEELDVKYAPFCFEVRQLAKGFQVKKIREFLKNIGTN from the coding sequence ATGATACCTAACCTTCCCGGTTACAACTTTATTGAAGCTCTGCATGAAGGTGTGAATACCTTTATTTATCGTGCTTCCAAGCAGTTGAATCAAACCTTTGTGATTGTTAAAGCCCTCAAAGCCGAGTATCCCAGCCTCGAAGAGCTAACCCGACTAAGACACGAATATAAAATTTTAAAAACCGTCGTAGATATAGAAGGAATTGTTGAGCCAATAGCTTTAGAAAATCATCATAACGGTCTAGCCCTAATTTTGACAGACTTTAGTGCAGAATCCCTGAAAAAGTATATCAGCGATCGCCAATTGTCATTAACCGAATTTCTAAAAATAGCCATTCAGCTAGCATCAACTCTCACTCAACTGCATCAAGCCAAGATTATTCATAAAGATATTAAACCTGACAACATCGTCATTAACCCAGAAACCGGGCAAGTTAAAATCATCGACTTCAGCATATCATCGCGCCTAGAAAAAGAAAATCAAAGCATCAGCAATCCCAATTTACTAGAAGGCACCCTTGCCTATATGTCACCGGAGCAAACTGGACGGATGAATCGGTCAATTGACTACCGTACAGACTTCTATTCTCTAGGTGTTACCTTTTATCAAATGCTGACAGGTTCGCTGCCTTTTAATGCCGCTGACCCGCTGGAATTTGTTCATTGCCATATTGCAAAAACACCAATACCGCCTCAAGAGCTAAATCCAAAAATTCCCCAAGCGGTTTCTGACATAGTAATGAAATTGTTAGCTAAAACTGCTGAAGATAGATATCAAAGCTCTCTAGGACTAAAAGCCGATTTAGAAACCTGTCTCACCCAGTTGCAGACGGATGGCGAGATTTCCCCCATTATTGTCGGTCAGCTAGATTCATACAGCCAATTTTCTATTCCGCAAAAACTCTACGGACGAGAAAGAGAAGTTGCTACTTTGTTGTCAGCATTTGACCGCGTTAGTGCTGGCACTACGGAAATGATGTTAGTTTCTGGTTACTCAGGCATCGGCAAATCGTGCTTAGTTCACGAAGTTCACAAACCGATTGTACGGCAGCGGGGTTATTTTATCTCCGGTAAATTTGACCAGTTCAAGCGGAATATTCCTTTTGCTTCCTTAATTCAAGCATTCCAGGATTTAATGCGCCAGATGCTAACTGAAACCGATGACCAAATAGCTGTTTGGAAATCAAAACTTTTAGAAGCCCTCGGCTCCAACGGTCAAGTAATTATAGACGTTATTCCCGAATTAGAACGAATTATTGACCCGCAGCCAGCAGTTCCTCAATTAAATCCATCTGAATCACAAAACCGATTTAATCGGGTGTTTCAACGATTCATTCATGTATTTAGTCAACCCGAACACCCGCTAGTTTTGTTTCTGGATGACTTGCAGTGGGCAGATTCAGCTTCCCTCAAGCTTATCCAGTTAATTATGACCGACCCAGATAGCCAATATTTATTGCTAATTGGCGCCTATCGAGATAACGAAGTAAGTGCCACTCATCCCTTGATTCAAACATTGGAGGATATTCAACAGACTGGTGCGATTGTAAATAACATTATCCTCCGGTTTTTGGATATTGCTCATGTCGGTCAGTTAGTAGCCGATACGCTTCGTAGTGAAAATTTAAAGTCAAAGCCGCTAGCTGAGTTAGTTTTTATCAAAACCCAAGGTAACCCATTTTTCTTAACTCAGTTACTCAAATCTCTTTATCAGGATAACTTGTTATACTTTGACTTCAAGCGCGGGTTTTGGCAATGGAATATTGAGTTTATCGAGGGAGTTAACATAACTGATAATGTCGTTGAATTGATGGTCAGTCAAATTCAAAAATTGCCAGATAAAACACAGAATGTGTTAAAGTTTGCCGCCTGCATTGGAGACAAATTTACTTTAGATATGTTGGCGATTATTAATAAAACATCTCAGTCAGAAACAGCAGCAGATTTGTGGGAAGCTCTGCAATCAGGTTTGGTTATGCCCCTAAACAATTCATACAAAACACCACTCGTTTTTGACTCAGAACAAATGGAGACTGAGAACAGGCGATCGCCCATTACCCAGCACCCATCACCCGTTACCTATAAGTTTTTACACGACCGAGTGCAGCAAGCGTCTTATTCTCTCATCCCAGATGACCAGAAAAAACAGACTCACCTAAAAATCGGCGAACTGCTACTAAAACATACCTCAGAAACGGAAATTGAAGAAAATATCTTTGAGATTGTCAACCAACTGAATGTTGGTGCTGAATTCATCACCCAACAGCCTCAAAAAGATAGACTGGCTCAACTCAATCTCATAGCTGGACAGAAAGCAAAAGCAGCAACAGCCTATGAATCAGCCGTTAAGTATTTAAATGTAGGTTTGGAACTCCTGGTAGCAGATAGCTGGGAGTGTCAGTACGACCTGACACTCAACCTTTATGTAGAAACAGCAGCAGTAGAATTTCTCAACACCAACTTCGAGCGAGCAGAAATACTTTCTGATGTAGTTTTGTCACAGGCAAAAACCCTGCTTGATCGAGTCCAGGTGTACGAGACAAAAATGCAGTTTTATATTGCTAAAAACGAAATGCAAGCCGCGTTAAATACCGGGCAGCAAGTCCTGAAAATGTTGGGGTTACCTTTATCAGCTAAACCCCCAACAAGACTGACTAGATTGAATTTAGGAGGGAAACGGATTGAGGATTTAACAGAATTGCCAGAAATGACTGATGCTTATAAATTAGCTGCACTGCGAGTCTTGATAAATCTGATTCCTCCGGTTTATATTGCAGCTCCCGAACTTTATCCACAGGTCGTTTTTAAAATGACCAATCTCTGTCTCAAATATGGAAACTCTTCTCTGTCAGCTTATACCTATGTACTTTATGGTATGTTCCTGTGTGGCGCTTTTGAAGACATGGATTCTGGCTATCAATTCGGTCAGCTAGGCTTAAAGCTGTTGAATCAATTCAATGCTAAGGAAATGACGGCGAGAATTTATGAAACATTTAATTATTTTATCAGGCACTGGAAAGAACCAGCTATTAATACTATAGAACCGTTACTTGAGGGTGTCCAAAGAGGGTTAGAAACAGGAGATTTAGAATATGCTTCTTATTCGGCTTGTTTTTATTGCACGCATTTATTCTTTATAGGTGAAAATCTAGAAATAGTTCTCCAGAAACAGGCACACTATATTGATTTAATGCAAAGAAACAAACAAGAGTTTCAAACTATTTATGCTAACATAGTTCGACAAACAAGTTTGAATTTAAGTAGAAAAACTGCGGAACCATGCCGATTAATCGGCGAAAGTTTTAATGAAGATGAAATGTTGCCAATTCTGATAAATAGCAACAATTATATGGCTATTTATCCTATATATGTTTCTAAAGTCATTCTAGGTTATTTATTTAAAAATTACGCTCAAGCTGCTGAAGATGCCTTGCTGGCAGAAAAATACGAACAAGGCGGACGAGCGTTGATGTACAAAGCCGAACACAAATTCTACTACTCTCTGACTCTCTTGGCTTTGTATCACACCGCATCAAAAAGCGATGCCTACGGCGGCAAGCTACGCCAACAATATCTCAGCCAAGTGACAGCGCATCAGAAAAAAATGAAGCAATGGGCGTTGCATTCTCCTGCCAACTATCAGCATAAGTACGAGCTTGTGGAAGCAGAGAAGGCGCGAGTATTGGAGCAAGACGTCAAAGCGATCGCGTTTTATGACCGAGCAATAAATGGAGCCAGACAACATGGATATATTCAGGAAGAAGCGCTAGCCTCGGAACTGGCCGCAGAGTTCTATTTTGCCTGTGGTAGAGAGAAAGTAGCTAATACCTATCTCAACGATGCCTACTATGGATATGGTCGCTGGGGAGCAAAGGCAAAAGTCAAAGCCTTGGAAACAAGATATCCTCAACTATTTCGGATGTCAAAGCGAGAAACCGTCAGTACGGACGTGACTCGGATCATTAGCTCTACGGGTGAAAGTGCTTCAGACTCGCTCGATTTAGCCACAGTCATGAAAGCATCTCAAGCCCTTTCTGGAGAAATAGTTTTAGGCAAGTTGCTAGCTAAATTAATGACAATTGTGCTAGAAAATGCTGGCGCTCAAACGGGCTACCTAATTTTAGAAAAATCAGGAGACTTGCTAATAGAAGCATGTGGTGCAGTAGATAAAACCGATGTCACCGTGCTACAAGGAACCCCAGTATCAACCAGTCAGCAGCTACCAATTTCACTGATTAACTATGTAGCCCGAACCCTGAAAAATGTTGTTCTCAGCGATGCGACTCGTGAGGGAACATTTACCACAGATACCTACATCGCTACTCATCAACCTAAATCTGTTTTATGTACCCCGCTCATCCATCAAGGAAAACTTAGTGGTCTCCTTTATTTAGAAAATAATCTCACCACTGCTGCATTTACGCCAGATCGCTTAGAAGTCTTACAAATGTTATCCTCTCAAGCGGCGATTTCAATTGATAATGCTCGTCTTTATAAAGACTTAAAATTAGCCAACACTGGCTTAGAAGTCAAAGTACAAGAGCGAACTCTAGAGTTACAGGAAAAAAATGTGCATCTGCAAAAAGCAGAAGAAACTGCACAATCTGCCAACCGGGCTAAGAGTGATTTCCTCGCTAACATGAGCCATGAACTGAGAACACCGCTCAATGGCATTTTGGGTTATGCCCAAATCCTCAAACGAGACAAAAGTTTAACCGACTCACAAAAAGATAGTGTGGGTATTATTCATCAGTGTGGCGACCACCTCTTGAACTTGATCAATGACATTTTAGACCTCTCCAAAATTGAAGCAAGGAAAATGGAACTCCACCCAACGGATTTTCATTTTCCAGAATTTCTAGAAGGCATTGCTGAAATCTGCCGTATCCGCGCCGAACAAAAAGGTATTTGCTTAATTTTTGAACAGATTACTCAACTTCCTACAGGTGTCAAGGCTGATGATAAACGGTTGCGGCAAGCCTTGATTAACTTACTAGGCAATGCGGTTAAGTTTACTGAAACTGGAGGCGTGGCTTTCAAAGTCGGCTATCACGAAGGGAGAATTCGGTTTCAGGTGGAAGATACAGGAGTTGGCATGGCACCAGAGCAATTAGAAGAGATATTTTTGCCGTTCCAGCAGGTAGGAGATCACGATCGCAAAGCCGAAGGTACGGGATTGGGACTGGCGATTACCCGTCAATTAGTTCAGATGATGGGTGGCGAAATCCAGGTGAAGAGTAACTTAGGCAAAGGGAGTGTTTTCTTCTTTGATTTGGATTTGCCTGAAGTTTCTCAATACGCTGATGTTGTCAAAAAAGAGCAACGAAATATCCAAAGTTTTAAAGGCTACAAGCGGAAACTTATCGTAGCAGATGACAGACAAGAAAATCGCTCAATTTTGGTCAAGATGCTATCGCCTTTGGGATTTGAAATTATGGAAGCAATAGATGGTCAAGATTGTCTCAATAAGGCATTTGAATCGAATCCAGATTGTATCTTAATGGACTTGTTGATGCCTCAGATGAGTGGCTTGGAAGCTACTCGTCGGCTCAGGCGAGCGCCAGAACTAAAGAATCTGATAGTGATTGGCACATCTGCCAGCGTTTTTGATTTCGATCTAAACAAAAGTAAAGAGGCAGGTTGCAATGATTTTCTACCTAAGCCAATCCGGATAACAGAGCTTTTAGAAAAATTACGGCTTCACTTAGAACTGGAATGGATTTATGATGATGAAAGTCTAGTATATAAAGACAACAAAGAAGAAAATCCTCAGCAATCATTGGTGGCTCCCTCAGCAGAAGAAATTGCAGTTCTGTTGAATTTAGCAATGAAAGGCGATCTCAAAGGTATTTTGGAGCGAGTTACTCACTTGGAAGAATTGGATGTTAAGTATGCACCTTTTTGTTTTGAGGTGCGTCAATTAGCTAAAGGGTTTCAAGTTAAAAAAATTCGTGAATTTCTGAAAAATATAGGAACAAACTAA
- a CDS encoding ABC1 kinase family protein, giving the protein MIVKTLPPSTRPNPEDSLSGELSVIDVVPEKVTSDKVARSPRHLATAEPEALAYNPVEIEAHYASKPLQVLRRIFAVLRPTLALVFGLWWDNKRGIVVKSDRRRAIQLRELLTQLGPAYIKIGQALSTRPDLVPPMYLEELTRLQDQLPPFPNEIAYQFIEEELGAPPEEVYAKISPQPIAAASLGQVYKGKLKTGEEVAIKVQRPDLRERITIDMYILRRIAAWVQQRVKRVRSDLVGILDELGDRIFEEMDYIHEGENAERFFELYGHMEDIYVPKIYWEYTNRRVLTMEWINGIKLTQTEEIRDQGINARYMIEIGVQCSLRQLLEHGFFHADPHPGNLLATPEGKLAYLDFGMMSEVKPAQRYGLIEAIVHVVNRDFEGLAKDYVKLDFLSPETDLTPIIPAFARVFADAQGASVADLNIKSITDELSALMYEYPFRVPPYYALIIRSLVTLEGIAIYIDPDFKVLSEAYPYVSKRLLTDPAPALRASLQDLLFKDGRFRWNRLENLLTNARKNQEYDLSLVLNQTVEFLSSERGSFIRDKLVDEFLNGLNAVSKNVLHNFTHLLSEAGLTAINETPGATVEQQQTLEHIKRIVKILQQTRGFDPAQLAPQVAQILVNPGVQRLGQQIASRFAQKALARLIRELLAAEETVKYQR; this is encoded by the coding sequence ATGATTGTGAAGACACTTCCCCCTAGTACCCGACCAAATCCGGAGGATAGTCTCAGCGGCGAACTATCCGTGATTGATGTAGTGCCAGAAAAAGTTACATCAGACAAAGTGGCGCGATCGCCAAGACACTTAGCAACGGCTGAACCTGAGGCACTGGCTTACAATCCTGTGGAGATAGAGGCCCATTACGCCAGCAAACCCCTGCAAGTTTTGCGGCGGATTTTCGCAGTTTTGCGACCAACTCTAGCCTTGGTTTTTGGGCTGTGGTGGGATAACAAACGGGGAATTGTCGTCAAAAGTGACCGCCGTCGAGCGATTCAGCTCAGAGAATTGCTGACACAACTCGGGCCTGCTTACATTAAAATTGGCCAAGCTTTGTCCACCAGACCAGACCTAGTGCCGCCAATGTATCTGGAAGAACTAACTAGGCTGCAAGACCAATTGCCACCCTTTCCTAACGAAATTGCTTACCAGTTTATCGAAGAAGAACTAGGAGCGCCTCCAGAGGAGGTTTACGCCAAAATTTCGCCCCAACCAATTGCTGCTGCTTCTTTGGGACAAGTCTATAAAGGTAAGTTGAAAACTGGCGAGGAAGTCGCCATTAAAGTTCAACGCCCCGACTTGCGAGAGCGAATTACCATTGATATGTACATCTTGCGTCGCATCGCCGCCTGGGTTCAGCAAAGAGTAAAACGGGTGCGGAGTGATTTAGTCGGGATTCTCGATGAATTAGGCGATCGCATCTTTGAAGAAATGGACTACATCCATGAAGGCGAAAATGCCGAGCGCTTTTTTGAATTGTATGGTCACATGGAAGACATATATGTGCCAAAAATTTATTGGGAATACACCAACCGTCGCGTGTTGACGATGGAGTGGATTAACGGCATTAAATTAACCCAGACAGAAGAAATTCGCGACCAGGGGATAAATGCCCGTTATATGATTGAAATTGGTGTACAGTGTTCCCTGCGCCAGTTACTAGAACATGGGTTTTTCCACGCCGATCCTCATCCAGGTAATTTGTTAGCCACCCCAGAGGGTAAATTAGCTTATCTCGACTTTGGGATGATGAGTGAGGTTAAACCAGCCCAACGCTATGGTTTAATTGAAGCGATCGTCCACGTTGTCAACCGCGACTTTGAAGGGTTAGCAAAAGACTACGTTAAATTAGATTTCTTATCACCAGAAACAGATTTAACACCAATTATTCCAGCTTTTGCGCGAGTATTTGCTGATGCTCAAGGTGCCAGCGTCGCCGACCTCAACATCAAAAGCATCACCGATGAACTATCGGCTTTGATGTATGAGTATCCTTTCCGTGTACCACCATACTATGCCTTAATTATTCGCTCCCTCGTCACCCTGGAAGGCATTGCTATTTATATAGATCCCGATTTTAAAGTTCTGAGCGAAGCTTATCCCTATGTTTCTAAACGCTTGTTAACCGACCCAGCACCAGCATTAAGAGCTTCACTGCAAGATTTGCTGTTTAAAGATGGCAGATTTCGCTGGAATCGCTTGGAAAATTTGTTAACCAATGCGCGGAAAAATCAAGAATACGATCTCAGTTTGGTACTGAATCAGACGGTAGAGTTTCTATCATCTGAACGCGGCTCATTTATTCGTGACAAGTTGGTAGATGAATTTCTCAATGGACTTAATGCTGTAAGTAAAAATGTCCTACATAACTTCACGCATCTGCTATCAGAAGCAGGATTGACAGCAATCAATGAAACTCCAGGAGCAACAGTCGAGCAACAACAAACCTTAGAGCATATCAAACGCATCGTTAAAATTCTCCAACAAACCCGTGGGTTTGATCCCGCGCAACTTGCTCCCCAAGTAGCCCAAATACTTGTTAATCCAGGCGTGCAGCGTTTAGGTCAACAAATAGCTAGCCGCTTTGCTCAAAAGGCTCTAGCTAGGTTAATTCGGGAACTATTGGCGGCAGAAGAAACTGTAAAGTATCAAAGATGA
- the recN gene encoding DNA repair protein RecN, which translates to MLLCLRIENFALIDQLELEFGPGLNVLTGETGAGKSIILDAIDAVLGGKVSSRVIRTGTNRAMVEATFASTPPLAAWLNEQEIDFIDDNSVVISREISVTASNIRSRSRVNGVLVNRQMMGGLRDRLVEITAQGQTVQVGQSAQVRDWLDLYGGDSLMQQRQKVAIAFTAYQQAHLSLEKRRISERERLQQLDLLTYQVQELGTANLSDAQEMEQLLQERERLNHVVELQQMSYKVYQALYQNEDETPAASDLLGDSETTLNDMVEYDAQLQPLLDLVRDAQATLMEVGRQINAYGEELEADPQRLEEVEERIRELKQICRKYGPTLTEAIAYYQRIQGELAELNDSEQSIETLEQQQQTCLHQLTLFCQQLTQLRRQSAGNLESRLVAELKPLAMDKVKFQVEILPSSPTLAGADKITFMFSPNPGEPLQPMIAIASGGEMSRFLLALKACFSQADTAQTMVFDEIDVGVSGRVAQAIAEKLHQLGQLHQVLCVTHQPLVAAMADRHFRVDKQTINQTNSNKANNGSAEQRTVVRVTNLDNLTTRREELAQLAGGKSANEAIAFAESLLLQAANHRQLKGGK; encoded by the coding sequence ATGTTGCTATGCCTGCGAATTGAAAACTTTGCCCTGATTGACCAACTGGAACTGGAATTTGGCCCTGGACTGAATGTATTGACAGGGGAAACCGGCGCCGGAAAATCGATTATCTTGGATGCCATTGATGCTGTCTTGGGTGGTAAAGTCTCTAGCCGAGTGATTCGCACTGGCACTAATCGGGCAATGGTAGAAGCTACTTTTGCCTCTACTCCCCCCCTAGCTGCTTGGTTGAACGAACAGGAAATCGATTTTATTGATGATAATTCTGTAGTTATTAGCCGAGAAATCAGCGTCACTGCGAGTAATATCCGCAGTCGCTCACGGGTGAATGGTGTATTGGTGAATCGACAGATGATGGGCGGACTGCGCGATCGCTTGGTGGAAATTACCGCCCAAGGGCAAACTGTACAAGTGGGACAATCTGCCCAAGTCCGAGACTGGTTAGATTTGTATGGCGGCGATTCTTTGATGCAACAGCGGCAAAAAGTGGCGATCGCCTTTACCGCATACCAACAAGCGCATTTATCACTAGAAAAACGCCGGATATCAGAACGGGAACGCTTGCAACAACTGGATTTGCTCACTTATCAAGTGCAGGAATTAGGCACAGCTAACCTCAGTGATGCCCAAGAAATGGAACAACTGCTGCAAGAACGAGAACGGCTGAATCATGTCGTGGAATTGCAACAGATGAGTTACAAGGTTTATCAGGCTTTGTATCAAAATGAAGATGAAACCCCAGCCGCCTCAGATTTATTGGGAGACAGCGAGACGACTTTAAATGACATGGTGGAATATGACGCCCAACTGCAACCTTTGTTGGACTTGGTGAGAGACGCACAAGCAACATTAATGGAAGTGGGAAGGCAGATTAATGCTTATGGGGAAGAATTGGAAGCCGATCCCCAGCGGTTAGAGGAAGTAGAAGAGCGGATTCGGGAATTAAAGCAGATTTGTCGCAAGTATGGCCCGACTCTCACGGAAGCGATCGCATATTACCAGCGTATCCAAGGAGAATTAGCGGAACTGAATGACAGCGAACAATCTATTGAAACTTTAGAACAGCAACAACAAACTTGTCTGCATCAACTCACCCTCTTCTGTCAGCAGTTAACTCAACTGCGGCGTCAATCTGCTGGTAATTTAGAATCTCGCTTGGTGGCTGAACTCAAACCTCTAGCGATGGATAAAGTCAAGTTTCAAGTTGAAATTTTGCCTAGTTCCCCAACCCTTGCCGGCGCAGATAAAATTACCTTTATGTTCAGTCCCAACCCCGGAGAACCACTACAACCGATGATCGCGATCGCCTCTGGTGGGGAAATGAGCCGCTTTTTACTAGCGCTCAAAGCTTGTTTTTCTCAAGCTGATACCGCTCAAACAATGGTTTTTGATGAAATTGATGTCGGCGTTTCCGGAAGGGTGGCTCAAGCGATCGCCGAAAAATTACACCAGCTAGGACAACTCCACCAAGTATTATGTGTGACTCACCAACCTTTAGTTGCGGCAATGGCAGACCGTCATTTTCGCGTTGATAAGCAAACAATCAATCAAACCAATAGTAACAAAGCGAACAACGGCAGCGCGGAACAGCGGACTGTGGTGCGAGTCACTAACTTGGATAATTTAACCACTCGACGGGAAGAACTAGCGCAATTAGCTGGGGGTAAATCGGCAAATGAAGCGATCGCATTTGCAGAATCTCTACTATTGCAAGCTGCAAATCACCGTCAACTAAAGGGAGGGAAGTAG